The following proteins are co-located in the Desulfovibrio intestinalis genome:
- the sdhE gene encoding 8-methylmenaquinol:fumarate reductase membrane anchor subunit yields MQTEYAFFPGCVLTQAAKESRMALEAVAPILGITLKEIPGWSCCGASQAQDVDHVAALVANARNLALAEQMGLPVLTSCSTCLLMLRRAKAELDGGQKDRINTFLAKGNMAYKGTSDVTSLLWVLAQNAGALKAKVVKPLTGLKVAAFYGCHSLRPESALGFESSVNPSSFETVVSAVGAQTVPFAKRLDCCGFHAVYPAEKSVMHMTSEIVNDASDGGATCIVTPCPLCQMQLDIYQDNAQELSKSKARVPVLHLSQLVGLALGVPAKQLGLDYNVIDATKLG; encoded by the coding sequence CTCAGGCCGCCAAGGAATCCAGGATGGCCCTTGAAGCCGTGGCCCCCATACTGGGCATTACGCTCAAGGAAATTCCCGGCTGGAGCTGCTGCGGCGCTTCGCAGGCTCAGGATGTGGACCATGTGGCCGCTCTGGTGGCCAATGCGCGCAATCTGGCACTGGCTGAACAGATGGGACTGCCCGTGCTCACATCATGTAGCACCTGTCTGCTCATGTTGCGCCGCGCCAAGGCAGAGCTGGACGGCGGACAGAAAGACCGCATCAATACCTTTCTTGCCAAGGGCAATATGGCCTACAAAGGCACCAGCGATGTCACCAGCCTGCTCTGGGTGCTGGCACAGAACGCTGGTGCGCTCAAAGCCAAAGTCGTCAAGCCCCTCACCGGGCTCAAGGTGGCGGCTTTCTACGGGTGTCACAGCCTGCGGCCAGAATCGGCCCTGGGCTTTGAAAGCTCCGTCAATCCGTCCAGCTTTGAGACTGTTGTCAGCGCTGTGGGGGCGCAGACCGTCCCCTTTGCCAAAAGGCTGGACTGCTGCGGTTTCCATGCCGTGTACCCGGCAGAAAAATCTGTCATGCATATGACCAGCGAAATCGTTAACGACGCGTCTGACGGCGGAGCAACGTGCATTGTGACGCCTTGTCCCCTCTGTCAGATGCAGCTTGATATCTATCAGGATAATGCCCAGGAACTGAGCAAGTCCAAAGCGCGCGTGCCTGTGCTGCATCTTTCGCAGCTGGTGGGTCTTGCTTTGGGCGTGCCAGCCAAACAGCTGGGGCTCGACTATAACGTCATTGACGCGACAAAACTCGGCTAG